The proteins below are encoded in one region of Myxococcales bacterium:
- a CDS encoding DUF2330 domain-containing protein encodes MKTTFAAACLAAFSLLAPRAEAFCGFYVSGADAKLFNNATQVCSCAKALGLCSMQNNYQGPTGDFAMVVPVPIVLQEENVKTLPRAIFDRIDALTAPRLVEYWEQDPALPSRRQKVVGDRPVWRRAPPLPAREKSDLGVTVEAEFTVGEYQIVILSAKDLPGLDAWLRQEKYKIPEGAEAYLRPYVQSGSKFFVAKVDAKKVKFEDGMVTLSPLRFHYDTETFSLPVRLGLMNSKGTQDLIVNVLARAQRYEVANYPNVTIPTNIEVADDVRTRFGGFYTALFDRTVERTPKAVVTEYSWDASSCDPCPTPALTPNELTTLGADALPSSQGSPTSPGRESPVVAPPQTRPGGPMNPMPTRLGRRPWGGGGFVLTRLHARYTKDAVGEDLVFRAAPPIAGGREMRQANGLEKGATPGGMNNFQGRYIIRHPWTGAVACNNPRRGVWGGPPGGALQNKPTSLTNAAFAPRGQVQLTSMVMESVPELGIEKAGGAAQRVATATGSGASPTSPGAEAKGRGCAGCATAPASASLSPWALSALVALAFAKRRSAKRP; translated from the coding sequence ATGAAGACCACATTTGCTGCCGCTTGCCTCGCCGCCTTCAGCCTCCTCGCTCCCCGCGCCGAGGCCTTCTGCGGCTTCTACGTCAGCGGTGCTGACGCGAAGCTCTTCAACAACGCGACGCAGGTCTGCTCATGCGCGAAGGCACTCGGACTGTGCTCGATGCAGAACAACTACCAGGGCCCTACCGGCGATTTCGCGATGGTGGTGCCGGTTCCCATCGTGCTCCAAGAAGAGAACGTCAAGACGCTGCCCCGGGCCATCTTCGATCGCATCGATGCGCTGACGGCGCCGCGCCTCGTCGAATACTGGGAGCAAGATCCTGCGCTGCCCTCGAGGAGGCAAAAGGTCGTGGGGGACCGCCCGGTATGGCGCCGCGCGCCGCCGCTGCCCGCCCGGGAGAAGAGCGACCTCGGCGTCACCGTGGAGGCCGAATTCACCGTGGGCGAGTACCAGATCGTGATCTTGAGCGCGAAGGACCTTCCTGGTCTCGACGCCTGGCTGCGCCAAGAGAAGTACAAGATCCCCGAGGGCGCCGAGGCGTACCTCCGGCCGTACGTGCAGTCCGGAAGCAAGTTCTTCGTGGCAAAGGTCGACGCCAAGAAGGTGAAGTTCGAAGACGGGATGGTCACGCTCTCGCCGCTCCGTTTTCACTACGACACCGAGACGTTCTCGCTACCGGTGCGCCTCGGACTCATGAACTCCAAGGGCACGCAGGACCTCATCGTCAACGTGCTCGCTCGGGCGCAGCGCTACGAGGTGGCGAACTACCCGAACGTGACCATCCCGACCAACATCGAGGTGGCCGACGACGTCCGCACGCGCTTCGGTGGCTTCTACACAGCGCTCTTCGATCGCACCGTGGAGCGCACGCCGAAGGCCGTTGTCACCGAGTACTCGTGGGACGCGTCGTCGTGCGATCCGTGCCCCACGCCAGCGCTGACGCCGAACGAGCTGACGACGCTGGGGGCCGACGCGCTCCCGTCGTCGCAGGGCAGCCCCACGTCGCCAGGCCGTGAGTCACCTGTCGTCGCGCCGCCTCAAACGCGACCGGGAGGTCCGATGAATCCGATGCCCACAAGGCTCGGCCGCCGGCCTTGGGGTGGCGGAGGCTTCGTTTTGACGCGATTGCATGCGCGTTACACCAAAGACGCCGTGGGCGAAGACCTCGTCTTCCGTGCCGCGCCGCCCATCGCTGGCGGCCGAGAAATGCGGCAAGCGAACGGCCTCGAGAAAGGCGCGACGCCCGGCGGCATGAACAACTTCCAAGGTCGGTACATCATCCGGCACCCGTGGACCGGCGCCGTCGCTTGCAACAATCCGCGCCGCGGCGTGTGGGGCGGTCCGCCCGGTGGCGCCCTGCAGAACAAGCCCACGAGCCTCACCAACGCCGCCTTCGCGCCGCGGGGCCAGGTGCAGCTCACGTCGATGGTGATGGAGTCGGTGCCCGAGCTCGGCATCGAGAAGGCGGGCGGCGCGGCGCAGCGCGTCGCGACGGCGACCGGCTCGGGCGCTTCGCCGACGTCGCCGGGAGCGGAGGCCAAAGGGCGAGGCTGCGCCGGGTGCGCGACGGCGCCGGCATCAGCGTCGCTGTCGCCCTGGGCGCTCTCGGCGCTCGTCGCGCTCGCCTTCGCGAAGCGTCGCTCGGCGAAGAGGCCGTGA